Genomic segment of Oleidesulfovibrio alaskensis DSM 16109:
GTTCCGCCCTGCCACCTCGTCCTTGAGACCAAGGGTATGAGTGGTAATGATGTGAACCAGAAAAAGACCGCAGCCGAACGATGGGTGCGCGCCGTGAACGCTGATGGTCGCTATGGCAAATGGGCATATGAAATTGCCTTCAGTCCTGAAGAGGCTATTGAAAAAGTCAATGATGTCATAAAACGTATGAAGATTAGCCAAAACGATAGACCACCTGAGCAACAGAATTAGTTTTGGGGAACGGGTGTAAAATCAAAGGCAAGACTCTTAATGGGTATTGTAGAAATGCTCAATGAGGACAGCCGTTATCTCAACTCCGATTTAATCTTGAAGCGCCTCTTGAAAACGAGAGATTCTACTTTTTGATGGGGATGTGAATATCATCAAACGGAGACCTATGCTCGAAGGAGAACCTCGTGCCTAGTTTCAATTACAAAGTTATAAAGCACAAGATCGACCTGCTCAATACCGTGGAAGAAGTCGGTTGCCTATGCCACCTCGGCCTGCCTCGCTCTTGGGGGGATCTCCAAGAGCGAAATGCGGTCGTTCATTGTTGTAGATCCACAGCCAGTTAGCGGCAAGGTTCTGAGCCTCTGCAATGCTTGTTCAACTGTAGCCAAAATGGTGATGATTGCCGCGGACGGCTTATAGGTGCTCTGGACCTGCGTTATCGAAATCATAACGCAGCTTCCCCGCTCCGGCCCTCGAAAGTTACGTCAAGGAAATCGTGACGGAAGTGAGTTGTTTTCATTTCGGCAACAACTGGTCGTGACGGCAAGGCCTACAAGAGGTCCATGCTCCCATAGATTTCGCCAATGGCTGACTGGTTGCAAGAGCACGTCAAAAGCTGTGAACACTCATTGCAAGCGAGTTAAGACCTGTCCTACCGAAATAGGAGGTCAGGGCCGTCATATGCATATTATTCCTGAAGCAGACGTGTATCGTCGTGTTGTTCGATCTCGATGTAATATCTTAAATTACTTAAAATAATTAAAGCTACTGGTTTGGATGTGCTCCCGCAGCGCTGCAAGCAATGACCACCAGCCTTAAGGTGGCTGAGGTGTTCGGGAAGAGGCACGACAGCGTGATGGTCGACCTAAAGAAACTGTCCAACAGGTGTGTCCTGAATTTTCAGGAGATCTCCTAAATCCATCCGCAGAATGGTCAGGAGTACCGCATGTTCCTCATGGACCGTGACGGCTTCTCTCTGCTCGTCATGGGCTTCACCGGAAACAAGGCACTGGCTTGGAAGCTCAAGTACATCGAAGCCTTCAACCGCATGGAAGCCGAACTAATGAAGCGACAGGTGAATGTCCTGCCCGACTTTACCAATCTTGTTGAAGCCGCTCGTGCGTGGGCTGATCAGGTCGAACAGAAGATGGTTTGCGAAGCACAGGCCAAAGCCCTCATTCCCTAGACTGCAAGCAGACAAGAGTTTCTTTGAATGTACTGAGACGAGCATCACGAAGGGGGCAGAACGTCCCCTTCAAATAACTAGCTCAAGATATACCAGCCGATTTTGGTGCAAAAATCTGAGCGGGTTTACAACGTTATGAAAAGCGAAAATCCCCCCCATGCCCTTTGTGTGCGCTGAATGGGCGAGGCGTTTCAACCGCTGAAGACTGCAAGGCTTACTTCTCGCCGCGTCATGTGTGTGTGATGCACTCGGTATTGACTGGGCAGGACAGTTCACCAAGTTCAAGGACGCTGTGTACTCTCGATCTACGTTGAAGGAGTCTCAACACAGCTTACCGGCTCCGGGCAGCGTGTGAAGATCAAGGCTGATCCGGTCTTGGCAAGTTCCGTAACCGAAATGGTGACGGAAGTGAATCGGGCTGACACCGGACGGAAGACTTCCCGCACCGCCGTTATGCTCCCCATCGAGTTCGCCAATGGCTGGCTGTTCATCA
This window contains:
- a CDS encoding Rha family transcriptional regulator; translation: MHPQNGQEYRMFLMDRDGFSLLVMGFTGNKALAWKLKYIEAFNRMEAELMKRQVNVLPDFTNLVEAARAWADQVEQKMVCEAQAKALIP